In Chryseobacterium gotjawalense, the following are encoded in one genomic region:
- a CDS encoding zinc ribbon domain-containing protein: MAKKTVEIAVEDKLRALYDLQIIDSRLDEIRSTRGELPIEVEDLEIEIEGLEKRAEKFQSEIKLQNDEINTKNEVISHAKTLIDKYKSQQDNVRNNKEFESLDKEIEFQELEIQLSEKRISEFSVKISHKNETLEELNSKIADLKNHLKFKKEELENLVSETQKEEDFLIEKSNEFAKNIDERLLASYHRIRTNSPTGLAVVGLERGAPKGSFFTLPPQKQMEIAQRKKIIIDEHSGKILVDDDLVNEENEKMKDIIKF, from the coding sequence ATGGCTAAAAAAACAGTAGAAATCGCCGTTGAAGACAAACTAAGAGCACTTTACGACCTACAAATCATCGATTCAAGATTAGACGAAATCCGTAGCACAAGAGGCGAATTGCCAATTGAAGTGGAAGATTTAGAAATTGAAATCGAAGGTTTAGAAAAAAGAGCTGAGAAATTTCAAAGTGAGATTAAACTTCAAAACGATGAAATCAATACAAAGAATGAAGTGATCAGTCACGCAAAAACTTTGATTGATAAGTATAAATCTCAGCAAGATAACGTAAGAAATAACAAAGAATTCGAATCTTTGGATAAAGAAATTGAATTTCAGGAATTGGAAATTCAACTTTCAGAAAAAAGAATCAGTGAGTTTAGTGTAAAAATAAGCCATAAGAATGAAACTTTAGAAGAGTTAAATTCTAAAATAGCTGATTTGAAAAATCACTTGAAATTCAAAAAAGAAGAACTCGAAAATTTAGTTTCTGAAACTCAGAAAGAAGAAGATTTCCTGATTGAAAAATCAAACGAATTCGCTAAAAATATTGATGAAAGACTATTGGCTTCTTACCACAGAATCCGAACAAATTCACCAACCGGTTTAGCAGTAGTAGGTTTAGAAAGAGGTGCACCGAAAGGATCATTCTTCACATTGCCTCCACAAAAGCAAATGGAAATTGCTCAACGTAAAAAAATCATTATCGACGAGCATTCAGGAAAAATCCTGGTGGACGACGATTTGGTCAATGAAGAAAACGAGAAAATGAAAGATATTATTAAATTTTAA
- a CDS encoding pyridoxal phosphate-dependent aminotransferase — translation MEKFSDRLNRMSFSQTFVMSNKVRQMKAEGIDVISLTLGEPDFDVPKNIKEAAFAAINNNFSHYSPVPGFLDLREAICGKLKRDNNLEYNASQICVSNGAKQAIINVLASITNDGDEVILPAPYWVSYHEMVKMMGGKSVFVETSIDTEFKMTAEQLEKAITPKTKALLYSSPCNPSGSYYTYEELEKIANVIAKYPQITIISDEIYEFINYEGKHTSIAEFPQVYEQTAVINGMSKAFAMTGWRIGYSACPTWLAKACEKIQGQMTSGANTMAQKASITALQTDPAEYRFMIEEFKKRRDLVFSLMKNIPGFKVNYPKAAFYFFPDISFYIGKTLNGTMIKDADDFAMLLLENAHVGTVGGVSFGNRNCIRFSYAASEKELTEAMRRIHEFLEKVEIN, via the coding sequence ATGGAAAAATTCTCAGACCGACTGAATCGAATGAGTTTCTCACAGACATTTGTAATGAGCAACAAAGTTCGGCAAATGAAAGCAGAAGGAATCGATGTGATCAGTCTAACGCTTGGCGAACCGGATTTCGATGTGCCAAAAAATATTAAGGAAGCTGCTTTTGCGGCGATTAATAATAATTTCAGCCACTACTCGCCTGTCCCGGGATTTCTGGATCTAAGAGAGGCCATTTGCGGAAAATTAAAAAGAGATAATAATTTAGAATACAACGCTTCGCAGATTTGTGTGTCAAATGGGGCCAAACAAGCGATTATAAACGTACTTGCTTCCATTACCAACGATGGTGACGAGGTTATTCTGCCCGCACCGTATTGGGTGAGTTACCATGAAATGGTGAAAATGATGGGCGGCAAATCTGTTTTCGTGGAAACGTCGATCGATACTGAATTTAAAATGACCGCCGAACAACTCGAAAAAGCGATTACGCCAAAAACAAAAGCCCTGCTTTACAGTTCTCCATGCAATCCATCGGGAAGTTATTATACGTATGAAGAACTTGAAAAAATTGCGAATGTTATTGCAAAATACCCTCAAATAACGATTATCTCTGATGAGATTTATGAGTTTATCAATTATGAAGGAAAGCATACTTCGATTGCAGAATTTCCGCAGGTTTATGAGCAAACTGCCGTAATCAACGGGATGTCGAAAGCATTTGCGATGACGGGTTGGCGAATTGGCTATTCTGCCTGTCCGACCTGGTTGGCAAAAGCGTGTGAGAAAATTCAGGGACAAATGACGAGCGGCGCCAATACCATGGCTCAAAAAGCATCTATCACTGCACTGCAAACCGATCCTGCCGAATATCGTTTTATGATTGAGGAATTTAAAAAACGACGCGATTTGGTTTTTTCATTAATGAAAAATATTCCCGGTTTCAAAGTAAATTATCCGAAAGCGGCATTTTACTTTTTCCCTGATATTTCGTTTTATATCGGGAAAACGTTAAATGGAACAATGATTAAAGATGCCGATGATTTTGCGATGTTATTATTAGAAAATGCCCATGTCGGAACGGTCGGAGGCGTTTCTTTTGGTAATCGTAACTGTATCCGTTTTTCCTATGCTGCGTCTGAAAAAGAACTCACAGAAGCGATGAGGCGAATTCACGAATTTTTAGAAAAGGTTGAAATTAACTAA
- the rsmG gene encoding 16S rRNA (guanine(527)-N(7))-methyltransferase RsmG: MSVELIEKYFSNLSENQKTQFADLERLYKEWNEKINVISRKDMDSLYEKHILHSLGIAKIMEFAPNTKVLDIGTGGGFPGIPLAILFPEAQFTLVDSIGKKITVVKEVSEGIGLKNITAIHGRAEEVKDQFHFVVSRAVTQMPVFLRWLKGKFLKEQFNPKHNGVLYLKGGDLGEELAGLKAELFQLKDHFEGEFFETKKVVYLSKGNFNS; the protein is encoded by the coding sequence ATGTCTGTAGAATTAATAGAAAAATATTTTTCCAATCTTTCCGAAAATCAGAAAACGCAATTCGCTGATCTTGAACGGTTATACAAGGAATGGAATGAAAAAATCAACGTCATTTCCAGAAAAGATATGGATTCACTCTACGAAAAACATATTCTGCATTCTTTAGGAATTGCTAAAATAATGGAGTTTGCACCAAATACAAAAGTTCTGGATATCGGTACCGGAGGTGGTTTTCCCGGAATTCCATTAGCAATTTTATTTCCCGAAGCTCAATTTACTTTGGTGGATTCTATTGGTAAAAAGATTACCGTTGTAAAAGAAGTTTCGGAAGGAATTGGTTTGAAAAACATAACCGCAATTCACGGAAGAGCTGAAGAGGTGAAGGACCAGTTTCATTTTGTAGTCAGCAGAGCAGTTACGCAAATGCCTGTTTTTCTGCGTTGGTTGAAAGGTAAATTTTTAAAAGAGCAGTTTAATCCTAAACATAATGGTGTCCTTTATCTAAAAGGTGGCGATTTAGGAGAAGAACTTGCAGGATTAAAAGCCGAATTATTCCAACTCAAAGATCATTTTGAAGGAGAATTTTTTGAAACCAAAAAAGTGGTATATTTATCTAAAGGAAATTTTAATTCCTGA
- a CDS encoding carbon-nitrogen hydrolase family protein: MQVDIRPLKIEDYDELRETMQKAYPAMSESIWSKTSIKKLIKIFPDGQICITVDNKIAAVCLSLIVQYELYGDDHTYKEITGNYTFNTHSDTGNVLYGIEIFVDPEFRELRLARRLYDARKELCENLNLKSIIVGGRIPNYHLYSSELSPRQYIQQVRKKEIYDPVLSFQLANNFLPVRVLKNYLPEDIQSAENAVLLQWNNIYYSKKPNTMQDSVIRLGLVQWQMRHFKDIDAFFEQVEFFVNVMADYKSDFIMFPEFFNTPLLAPFNDLSERDSMFKLAELTEEIKNKLSQLAIGYNINIIGGSMPLVENEELYNISYLLHRDGKIDEHRKVHITPNEKKFYGMKGGNEIKVIDTDCGKVGLVICYDVEFPELPRILADQGMKILFVPYLTDTQNAYMRVRNCASARAIENECYVAIAGCVGNLPGVNNMDIQYGQAAVFTPSDFAFPSNAIKGEATPNTEMTLIVDVDLNLLKELHHYGAVRTMTDRRKDLYDTISYNSDSETE, from the coding sequence ATGCAAGTAGATATCAGACCTTTAAAAATTGAAGATTACGACGAACTCAGAGAGACGATGCAGAAAGCATATCCTGCGATGTCCGAAAGTATTTGGTCAAAGACCAGTATTAAAAAGTTAATCAAAATCTTCCCAGACGGACAGATTTGTATTACCGTTGACAACAAGATAGCAGCGGTTTGTCTCTCCCTGATTGTACAGTACGAATTGTACGGTGATGATCATACTTATAAAGAAATTACCGGAAATTATACCTTCAACACGCATTCTGATACCGGAAATGTTTTATATGGTATCGAAATTTTTGTAGATCCGGAATTCAGAGAATTGCGGTTGGCCCGACGATTATATGATGCGAGAAAAGAACTCTGTGAAAACCTGAATTTGAAATCAATTATCGTGGGCGGCAGAATTCCGAATTATCATTTGTACAGTTCAGAACTTTCTCCGAGACAATATATCCAGCAGGTTCGGAAAAAAGAAATTTACGATCCGGTTTTAAGTTTTCAGTTGGCCAATAATTTCCTGCCGGTTCGGGTTCTGAAAAATTATTTGCCGGAAGATATTCAATCCGCTGAAAATGCAGTTTTGCTGCAGTGGAATAATATTTATTACAGCAAGAAACCGAATACGATGCAGGATTCTGTAATTCGCTTGGGCTTGGTTCAATGGCAGATGAGGCATTTCAAAGACATCGATGCGTTTTTTGAACAGGTTGAATTTTTCGTGAATGTAATGGCGGATTACAAATCTGATTTCATCATGTTCCCCGAGTTTTTCAATACGCCTCTACTCGCTCCTTTTAATGATTTGAGTGAAAGAGACAGCATGTTTAAACTGGCTGAACTTACGGAAGAAATAAAAAATAAACTGTCACAATTAGCAATCGGTTACAACATCAATATCATTGGTGGAAGCATGCCGCTTGTAGAAAATGAGGAATTATACAATATCAGTTATTTGCTTCACCGTGACGGGAAAATCGATGAACACCGAAAAGTACATATCACGCCCAACGAGAAAAAATTCTACGGAATGAAAGGTGGAAATGAAATAAAAGTCATCGATACCGATTGTGGAAAAGTAGGTCTGGTCATTTGTTATGATGTTGAATTTCCTGAATTACCGAGAATTCTGGCCGATCAGGGAATGAAGATTCTATTTGTTCCTTACCTCACCGATACCCAAAATGCTTATATGCGCGTTCGTAACTGCGCGTCTGCAAGAGCGATTGAAAACGAATGTTATGTGGCGATTGCAGGATGTGTCGGAAATTTACCGGGAGTAAACAATATGGATATTCAGTATGGGCAGGCCGCTGTTTTTACACCGTCTGATTTTGCCTTTCCATCCAACGCGATTAAAGGAGAAGCAACACCGAATACAGAAATGACCTTAATCGTAGATGTTGATCTGAATTTGTTGAAAGAGCTGCACCATTACGGCGCGGTACGAACAATGACGGACCGCCGGAAAGATTTATACGACACCATTTCCTATAATAGCGATTCGGAAACAGAATAG
- a CDS encoding anhydro-N-acetylmuramic acid kinase produces the protein MNFHALGLMSGTSLDGLDVCYASFQKEELGKWNFKILHAATFPYSEIWENRLRNAVHLSAEEIFSLNSEYGFYLGEKVNEFITQNAIKNIDFIASHGHTVFHQPEKKFTVQIGDGRAIKFLTNIPVIYDFRSQDVLMGGNGAPLVPIGDELLFSEYSACLNLGGFSNISFKENGKRIAFDICPVNIVLNHFSKKLGKDYDENGDFARNGKVNPELLQSLNSLKYYQQNPPKSLGMEWVSQYILPEFKDEDPSVILATFTEHAAIQIANIFNQYQLNKVLFTGGGTYNSFLIERILSKTNTEICIPDKGTIDFKEALIFAFMGVLRMTNEDNVLSSATGSSRNHCSGLLV, from the coding sequence ATGAATTTCCATGCTTTGGGTTTAATGTCTGGCACCAGTCTCGATGGACTGGATGTTTGTTACGCCTCTTTTCAAAAAGAGGAACTCGGCAAATGGAATTTTAAGATTCTGCACGCCGCCACTTTTCCCTATTCTGAAATTTGGGAAAACCGGCTCAGAAATGCCGTTCATTTATCCGCAGAAGAAATTTTTTCACTCAATTCTGAGTATGGATTTTATTTGGGGGAAAAAGTGAATGAATTTATTACTCAAAACGCAATAAAAAATATAGATTTCATCGCTTCCCACGGACATACCGTTTTTCATCAGCCAGAGAAAAAATTCACGGTTCAGATTGGAGATGGCCGTGCGATTAAATTCCTGACCAATATTCCGGTGATTTACGATTTCCGCAGTCAGGATGTTTTGATGGGCGGAAACGGCGCACCTTTAGTGCCCATCGGCGATGAACTGCTTTTTTCAGAATACAGCGCGTGTTTAAATCTCGGTGGTTTTTCGAATATTTCATTTAAAGAAAATGGAAAAAGAATTGCTTTTGATATTTGTCCGGTCAATATTGTGCTGAATCATTTCTCTAAAAAATTAGGAAAAGACTACGATGAAAACGGAGATTTTGCAAGAAATGGAAAAGTAAATCCAGAACTTTTACAGTCACTGAATTCATTAAAATATTATCAGCAAAATCCACCGAAATCATTGGGAATGGAATGGGTTTCGCAGTATATTTTACCGGAATTTAAAGATGAAGATCCTTCGGTGATTTTAGCGACTTTTACAGAGCACGCCGCCATTCAGATTGCAAACATTTTTAATCAATATCAACTCAATAAAGTTTTATTTACCGGCGGCGGAACGTATAATTCCTTTTTGATTGAAAGAATTTTAAGTAAAACCAATACCGAAATTTGTATTCCCGATAAGGGAACCATCGATTTCAAAGAAGCCCTTATTTTCGCGTTCATGGGAGTTTTAAGAATGACAAATGAAGATAATGTTCTTTCTTCAGCCACCGGAAGTTCCCGCAACCACTGTTCCGGACTTCTCGTTTAA